The Ensifer adhaerens genome contains a region encoding:
- a CDS encoding inositol monophosphatase family protein, whose product MNDYKSRYSNDLAGRALLCRDVIRSAGALVLSGFRQSAERGFSMKGPQDFLTETDAASEAHIRQAIAEHFPDDAFLGEEGGGTVADRVWVVDPVDGTANFARGIPHFCISIAYVEEGRAEIGAIYNPAEDELYLCRRGAGATLNGKPIKVSSTTSFDAASVEMGWSRRVPDETYLETMRLMLEKGANVRRGASGALALAYVADGRSDAYVELHMNAWDCLAGLLLVSEAGGAVCPFMEIGSLLGGGPVLASTPAIADGVSAASGIRIQGSELAAELQPA is encoded by the coding sequence ATGAACGATTACAAGTCGCGCTATTCGAATGACCTTGCCGGACGCGCTTTGCTATGCCGAGACGTCATTCGCTCGGCCGGCGCCCTGGTGCTCAGCGGTTTCAGGCAAAGTGCGGAACGCGGCTTCTCGATGAAGGGCCCGCAGGATTTTCTGACCGAGACCGACGCCGCTTCCGAAGCTCACATTCGCCAGGCCATCGCCGAGCACTTTCCCGACGATGCGTTCCTGGGCGAAGAGGGCGGCGGCACTGTTGCCGATCGGGTCTGGGTCGTCGACCCGGTGGATGGGACGGCGAACTTCGCGCGTGGCATCCCGCATTTCTGCATCTCGATCGCCTACGTCGAAGAGGGCAGGGCGGAAATTGGCGCGATCTACAACCCGGCCGAGGACGAACTCTATCTTTGCCGCCGGGGCGCCGGGGCAACCTTGAACGGCAAGCCCATAAAGGTTTCGTCGACCACGAGTTTCGATGCCGCCTCGGTCGAGATGGGATGGTCCCGCCGGGTACCCGATGAGACCTACCTGGAGACGATGCGGCTGATGCTCGAAAAGGGCGCCAACGTGCGACGCGGCGCATCGGGAGCACTGGCCCTCGCCTATGTTGCCGACGGCCGCTCCGACGCCTATGTGGAGTTGCACATGAACGCTTGGGATTGCCTTGCAGGGCTGTTGCTCGTCTCCGAGGCCGGCGGCGCCGTATGCCCATTCATGGAGATCGGCAGCCTTCTGGGAGGAGGCCCGGTCCTGGCATCGACGCCGGCCATCGCCGATGGCGTGAGCGCAGCGTCAGGCATCCGCATCCAGGGCAGCGAGCTGGCGGCCGAACTTCAGCCCGCCTGA
- the dtd gene encoding D-aminoacyl-tRNA deacylase, translating to MRALVQRVSSARVTVDEAVAGEIGNGLLVFVCAMKGDTEKECEWLARKIVNLRIFRDEADRMNRSLADIGGSALIVSQFTLAAETKGNRPGFSTAAPPDEGKRLYENFSANVSALGVAVANGIFGADMRVDLANDGPVTIWLDTASG from the coding sequence ATGAGAGCACTTGTCCAGCGCGTTTCATCTGCGCGTGTCACCGTCGATGAGGCGGTGGCGGGGGAAATAGGCAATGGTCTTTTGGTCTTCGTGTGTGCGATGAAGGGCGATACCGAAAAGGAATGCGAATGGCTGGCCCGCAAGATCGTCAACCTGCGCATTTTCCGGGACGAAGCGGATCGCATGAACCGTTCGCTTGCCGATATCGGCGGCTCGGCTCTCATCGTCAGCCAGTTCACGTTGGCCGCTGAGACGAAGGGCAACCGACCGGGCTTTTCGACGGCTGCGCCGCCGGATGAGGGCAAACGCCTGTATGAGAACTTCTCCGCCAATGTCTCGGCCCTTGGCGTTGCCGTTGCGAATGGCATCTTCGGCGCGGACATGCGGGTTGATTTGGCCAATGATGGTCCTGTCACGATCTGGCTGGACACTGCGTCCGGTTAA
- a CDS encoding ABC transporter substrate-binding protein, producing the protein MLKKLTLAAVMSAALCAAAQAETLKWGASRDIYSLDPYSYGDSYTLSFLNHVYEGLVRFDAELKIEPALATSWETVSDTVWRFHLREGVKFHDGADFTADDVIASLTRVSDPVSPLRGNLPAYKSAKKIDDHTIDIELTGPYPLLLNDLTNIHIFDATWLTDNNSLKPTDVGKKIEGYATYHTNGTGPFKLESRTPDSKTVLVKNDKWWDAAKSNIDRIEFTPIVSAATRVAALLSGEINFTENAPAQDLPRLVAQPDLKVMERTDLRTIMMGFNRKPKLADGVDNKFNDLRVRQAVAHALDKDLIQKRVMRGKSRMAGAIVAPEIPGYIEALDKLVPFDPELSKKLLAEAGASDLPFTLVCTNEAYVNEEELCQSIVNMLSRAGFKPQLDIGPTAAQAPKRTGGLSDVYIIGWANEPMLDSYSILLQMIETRSDKAGVFNWGGWSYPDIDKLIIQASTEMDRTKRLELQTKALQMVKDELIMLPLHQQPMAWVMSNKIDRVAQLADNKPRHWLTHFAE; encoded by the coding sequence ATGCTCAAGAAGTTGACTCTCGCGGCCGTCATGTCGGCTGCGCTCTGCGCGGCGGCTCAAGCGGAAACGCTTAAATGGGGCGCTTCGCGCGACATCTACTCGCTTGATCCCTACTCTTATGGTGACAGCTACACCCTGTCTTTCCTCAACCACGTTTATGAGGGGCTGGTCCGCTTTGACGCCGAACTAAAGATCGAGCCGGCGCTGGCGACATCCTGGGAGACCGTATCGGATACCGTGTGGCGGTTCCATCTGCGCGAAGGCGTCAAGTTCCATGATGGCGCCGACTTCACCGCAGACGACGTGATCGCCTCTCTCACCCGGGTCAGCGATCCAGTGTCTCCGTTGCGCGGAAACCTTCCGGCCTACAAATCAGCGAAAAAAATCGACGACCATACCATCGATATCGAACTGACCGGGCCCTACCCGCTGCTCCTGAACGACCTGACGAACATCCACATCTTCGACGCGACCTGGCTCACCGACAACAACTCGCTGAAGCCGACGGATGTCGGCAAAAAGATCGAAGGCTACGCAACCTACCACACCAACGGCACGGGTCCTTTCAAACTCGAGAGCCGCACGCCCGACAGCAAGACCGTTCTGGTCAAGAACGACAAGTGGTGGGACGCGGCGAAGTCCAATATCGATCGCATCGAGTTCACGCCGATCGTCTCGGCTGCGACGCGCGTGGCCGCGCTGTTGTCGGGCGAGATCAACTTCACCGAGAATGCACCTGCGCAGGATCTTCCACGCCTCGTCGCGCAGCCGGACCTGAAAGTGATGGAGCGCACGGATCTGCGCACCATCATGATGGGTTTCAACCGCAAGCCGAAACTGGCCGACGGCGTCGACAACAAGTTCAACGACCTGCGTGTCCGCCAGGCTGTCGCCCATGCGCTCGACAAGGACCTCATCCAGAAGCGGGTCATGCGCGGCAAATCAAGGATGGCGGGCGCGATCGTTGCGCCGGAGATTCCGGGATACATCGAAGCGCTGGACAAGCTTGTGCCGTTCGACCCCGAACTGTCGAAGAAGCTGCTCGCCGAAGCCGGCGCAAGCGATCTCCCCTTCACCCTCGTCTGCACCAACGAGGCCTATGTCAACGAAGAGGAACTCTGCCAGAGTATCGTCAACATGCTGAGCCGCGCTGGCTTCAAGCCGCAGCTCGACATCGGCCCAACGGCCGCACAGGCGCCCAAGCGCACGGGTGGCCTGTCTGACGTCTACATCATCGGCTGGGCGAACGAGCCAATGCTCGACAGCTACTCGATCCTGCTCCAGATGATCGAGACGAGGAGTGACAAGGCGGGCGTCTTCAACTGGGGCGGCTGGAGCTATCCGGACATTGACAAGCTGATCATCCAGGCATCTACCGAAATGGACCGCACGAAACGGCTCGAGCTGCAGACCAAGGCACTCCAGATGGTCAAGGACGAACTGATCATGTTGCCGCTGCACCAGCAGCCAATGGCCTGGGTGATGAGCAACAAGATCGATCGAGTCGCTCAACTGGCGGACAACAAGCCGCGCCATTGGCTCACTCATTTCGCTGAGTAG
- a CDS encoding electron transfer flavoprotein subunit alpha/FixB family protein, with protein sequence MAILLLADHDSNHLSDQTAKALSAAAKIASGTGADVHILVAGAGAKVAAEQASKLAGVAKVLVAEDASLANNLAEPLAALIVSLAGSYDTIVAAATSVGKNVMPRVAALLDVSQVSEIIEVVSSDTFKRPIYAGNAIQTVQTTEEKRVITVRTASFASAAEGGSAAIETVSAAANPGVSSFVADALSSSDRPELTSAKIIISGGRALGSSEKFQEVILPVADKLGAAVGASRAAVDAGYAPNDWQVGQTGKVVAPDLYIACGISGAIQHLAGMKDSKVIVAINKDEEAPIFQVADYGLVADLFEVLPEFEKAH encoded by the coding sequence ATGGCCATTCTTCTTCTGGCTGACCACGACAGCAACCACCTTTCCGACCAGACCGCCAAGGCGCTGAGCGCGGCCGCCAAGATTGCCAGTGGGACTGGAGCCGATGTGCACATCCTGGTCGCCGGCGCCGGTGCCAAGGTTGCTGCCGAACAGGCCTCCAAGCTTGCGGGCGTTGCCAAGGTGCTGGTTGCCGAGGACGCCTCGCTTGCCAACAACCTCGCCGAGCCGCTGGCCGCGCTGATCGTCTCGCTTGCCGGCAGCTACGACACCATCGTTGCCGCCGCGACCTCGGTCGGCAAGAACGTCATGCCGCGCGTTGCTGCGCTGCTCGACGTTTCCCAGGTCTCGGAAATCATCGAGGTCGTCTCGTCCGACACCTTCAAACGCCCGATCTATGCCGGCAACGCCATCCAGACGGTGCAGACGACGGAAGAAAAGCGGGTCATCACCGTGCGCACCGCCTCATTCGCCTCTGCCGCTGAAGGCGGTTCGGCGGCGATCGAGACCGTCTCGGCTGCCGCCAACCCCGGCGTTTCGAGCTTTGTCGCCGACGCGCTGTCGTCGTCCGATCGTCCGGAACTGACGTCTGCCAAGATCATCATCTCCGGTGGTCGCGCGCTCGGTTCGTCGGAAAAGTTCCAGGAAGTGATCCTGCCGGTTGCCGACAAGCTCGGTGCCGCCGTCGGCGCAAGCCGTGCGGCTGTCGACGCCGGTTATGCCCCGAACGACTGGCAGGTCGGCCAGACCGGCAAGGTGGTCGCACCCGACCTCTACATCGCCTGCGGCATCTCCGGTGCGATCCAGCACCTCGCCGGCATGAAGGACAGCAAGGTCATCGTCGCGATCAACAAGGACGAGGAGGCACCGATCTTCCAGGTCGCCGACTACGGCCTGGTTGCCGATCTCTTCGAGGTTCTGCCCGAATTCGAAAAGGCGCATTGA
- a CDS encoding electron transfer flavoprotein subunit beta/FixA family protein — protein sequence MKILVTVKRVVDYNVKIRVKADGSGVDLANVKMSMNPFDEISVEEALRLKEAGKADEVVVVSVGPAKAEETLRTALAMGADRAILVETEDQVEPLAVAKIVKGVADAEQPGLIIVGKQAIDDDSNQTGQMLSALLGWAQGTFASKVEIGDGKAPEGTARVTREVDGGLQTIDIKLPAVVTTDLRLNEPRYASLPNIMKAKKKPLDKKSPADFGVDTSARLKVLKTEEPSGRKAGIKVKSVAELVEKLKVEAGVL from the coding sequence ATGAAAATACTTGTGACGGTGAAGCGGGTGGTTGACTACAACGTCAAGATCCGCGTGAAGGCAGACGGTTCGGGCGTTGATCTCGCCAACGTGAAGATGTCAATGAACCCCTTCGACGAAATCTCGGTCGAAGAAGCGCTGCGGCTGAAGGAAGCCGGCAAGGCGGATGAGGTCGTCGTCGTTTCCGTCGGTCCGGCCAAGGCCGAAGAGACGCTGCGCACCGCGCTCGCCATGGGTGCCGACCGCGCCATCCTGGTCGAGACCGAAGACCAGGTCGAGCCGCTCGCCGTGGCCAAGATCGTCAAGGGCGTTGCCGACGCCGAACAGCCGGGGCTGATCATCGTCGGCAAGCAGGCGATCGACGACGATTCGAACCAGACCGGCCAGATGCTGTCGGCGCTGCTCGGCTGGGCGCAGGGCACCTTTGCCTCCAAGGTCGAGATCGGCGATGGCAAGGCACCAGAGGGCACAGCAAGGGTGACGCGTGAAGTCGATGGCGGCCTGCAGACCATCGACATCAAGCTTCCCGCCGTCGTCACCACGGACCTGCGGCTGAACGAGCCGCGTTATGCCTCGCTGCCCAACATCATGAAGGCGAAGAAGAAGCCGCTCGACAAGAAGTCGCCGGCCGACTTCGGCGTCGACACGTCCGCCCGCCTCAAGGTGCTGAAGACCGAGGAGCCGTCGGGCCGCAAGGCCGGCATCAAGGTCAAGTCGGTCGCCGAGCTGGTCGAGAAGCTTAAAGTCGAAGCCGGCGTGCTCTGA
- a CDS encoding ABC transporter substrate-binding protein → MSMNRRQFLAASAAAAAAAAAMIRPQLSYAAEGDTLVVRGGSDIQILDPAFQNGSLEEEIGRCIFPSLNRLNDVRATPGWEAYAAKSLVQKSPTEIEFELNDWLEWSDGFGPVTAEDVKYSFERVAAPANNSPWAYAFDTMDKVEITGERTGIIRLKTPSVPFWVTTLPYYMGHIVSQKAVEKVGGKFTTEPPATAGPYLIETWVPKQSLLLKRNPLWKGPQPAFSAVKFEIVLDDEAGALAYEAKAVSYTKVSLNTLATYRRALPENSDLIEMNGSRMIWLSLNLANPKFADERVRRAIQHAVDVSQIMAGSYSDLAEPATGVVPPGMIGHREAILYAPDMEKAQALLEEAGVSDLSLTLSALNDKTSLLTCQIVQALLGVIGVTVEINALDDAVFWTLGDKAPDGSNGIDMVLMNFAGGVDPAENLAWFRPSQIGQLNWSQFNSPEFETLYLQAMAEPELAKRDTMYRKMQDLMEQSGGFVFLTHETFAAVARQGVKPFLLADGYMDIPRFEKV, encoded by the coding sequence ATGTCCATGAACAGACGACAATTTCTGGCGGCATCGGCGGCGGCTGCTGCCGCTGCCGCTGCCATGATCCGCCCGCAGCTTTCCTATGCGGCCGAAGGCGACACGCTTGTCGTGCGCGGCGGCTCCGATATCCAGATCCTCGATCCGGCCTTCCAGAACGGGTCGCTGGAGGAGGAGATCGGCCGCTGCATCTTCCCATCGCTCAATCGTCTGAACGACGTCAGGGCGACGCCCGGCTGGGAGGCCTATGCGGCGAAAAGCCTCGTACAGAAATCGCCGACCGAAATCGAATTTGAACTCAACGACTGGCTGGAATGGTCTGACGGTTTCGGCCCGGTGACGGCGGAGGACGTGAAGTACTCGTTCGAGCGCGTCGCGGCACCTGCCAACAACTCACCCTGGGCCTATGCGTTCGATACGATGGATAAGGTCGAGATCACTGGTGAACGCACCGGCATCATCCGGCTGAAGACGCCGTCCGTGCCGTTCTGGGTGACGACGCTGCCCTACTATATGGGCCACATCGTCAGCCAGAAAGCCGTCGAAAAGGTCGGCGGCAAGTTCACGACGGAACCGCCGGCCACGGCCGGGCCCTACCTCATCGAGACCTGGGTTCCCAAGCAATCGCTGCTGCTGAAGCGCAACCCGCTATGGAAAGGCCCGCAGCCGGCGTTCTCTGCGGTGAAGTTCGAGATCGTGCTCGACGACGAGGCAGGCGCGCTCGCCTATGAGGCGAAGGCCGTCTCTTACACCAAGGTCAGCCTCAACACGCTGGCGACCTACCGCCGGGCGCTACCGGAAAACAGCGACTTGATCGAGATGAACGGCAGCCGGATGATCTGGCTCAGCCTCAACCTGGCAAATCCGAAATTCGCCGACGAGCGGGTGCGGCGGGCCATTCAGCACGCGGTCGACGTCAGCCAGATCATGGCCGGCTCCTATTCCGACCTGGCCGAGCCGGCGACCGGCGTCGTTCCGCCCGGCATGATCGGTCACCGCGAGGCGATCCTTTACGCGCCGGATATGGAGAAGGCGCAGGCACTGCTGGAGGAGGCAGGCGTGTCCGACCTTTCACTCACCCTTTCTGCGCTCAACGACAAGACGAGCCTTTTGACCTGCCAGATCGTGCAGGCGCTGCTCGGCGTCATCGGCGTCACCGTCGAGATCAATGCCCTCGACGACGCCGTTTTCTGGACGCTCGGCGACAAGGCGCCAGACGGCAGCAATGGGATCGACATGGTGCTGATGAATTTTGCGGGCGGTGTCGATCCGGCGGAAAATCTCGCCTGGTTCCGCCCCTCGCAGATCGGCCAGCTCAACTGGTCGCAGTTCAACAGCCCGGAGTTCGAAACGCTCTACCTGCAGGCGATGGCCGAGCCCGAACTGGCCAAGCGCGATACGATGTACCGGAAGATGCAGGATCTGATGGAACAGTCAGGCGGTTTCGTCTTCCTGACGCACGAGACCTTCGCCGCCGTGGCACGGCAGGGCGTCAAGCCGTTCCTGCTGGCCGATGGCTACATGGACATTCCCCGGTTCGAGAAGGTGTGA
- a CDS encoding ABC transporter ATP-binding protein produces MTEQTPILEARGLGVSIGTRGRLLGAGRKLDIVVDVSLALRPGKIVCVVGESGSGKTTLGMALLGLTQPTAGEIRFKGTPLADFSKASFRPIREKTSLLFQDPASSFNPRQRIGDIVAEPRRIAGAGETTAEAIAALAQLAGLPSSLLSRFPHALSGGQARRAAVARALSVVPSLIVADEPTAGLDVSVQGGVMNLFLDIREKHDTAFLIITHNLAVARHISDELVIMYLGRVVESGPTAEIFRNPQHPYTKALLDSEPIPDPQHRRSEPPVLGEVPSIFARPSGCEFHERCRFAESLCRTRPPQEIADANGQRVRCHFPLADAAKRPQLVEA; encoded by the coding sequence ATGACGGAACAGACACCCATTCTCGAAGCCCGTGGTCTCGGTGTCAGTATCGGCACGCGGGGACGCCTTCTTGGCGCAGGTCGCAAGCTCGACATCGTCGTCGACGTTTCTCTGGCGCTCAGGCCCGGAAAGATCGTCTGTGTTGTCGGCGAAAGTGGCTCGGGCAAGACCACGCTCGGCATGGCCCTGCTCGGCCTGACGCAGCCAACGGCCGGCGAAATCCGCTTCAAGGGTACGCCGCTCGCCGACTTTTCGAAGGCGAGCTTCCGGCCGATTCGAGAGAAAACCTCGCTGCTCTTCCAGGACCCGGCCTCGTCCTTCAATCCGCGGCAGCGCATCGGTGACATCGTCGCCGAGCCTCGCCGCATCGCCGGCGCGGGCGAAACCACGGCCGAGGCGATCGCCGCGCTGGCGCAGCTTGCCGGTTTGCCTTCGTCCTTGCTGTCGCGCTTTCCGCACGCGCTTTCCGGCGGTCAGGCGCGTCGCGCCGCCGTTGCCCGGGCGCTCTCTGTCGTGCCGAGCCTGATTGTCGCGGATGAGCCGACGGCCGGCCTCGACGTTTCCGTGCAGGGCGGCGTGATGAACCTGTTCCTGGACATCCGGGAAAAGCACGATACGGCCTTCCTGATCATCACCCACAACCTCGCGGTCGCGCGGCATATCTCCGACGAGCTGGTGATCATGTATCTCGGCCGGGTGGTCGAAAGCGGCCCGACGGCGGAAATCTTCCGCAACCCCCAACACCCCTACACCAAGGCCCTGCTCGATAGCGAACCGATTCCGGATCCGCAGCACCGGCGCAGCGAACCGCCTGTCCTCGGTGAGGTGCCGAGCATCTTTGCCCGCCCGTCGGGCTGCGAGTTCCATGAGCGCTGCCGCTTTGCCGAGAGCCTCTGCCGCACCCGCCCACCCCAGGAAATCGCCGATGCGAACGGCCAGCGCGTGCGCTGTCACTTTCCGCTCGCAGACGCCGCCAAGCGGCCTCAACTGGTCGAAGCCTGA
- a CDS encoding ABC transporter ATP-binding protein: MRTAQQKMQPVLEIEELSISYAGRPAVSNVDLTIQPGEIVGIIGESGSGKSTLAHSILGLLPSSASVMGKTLSLAGTNLLGADGSAFRSVRGPGAAMVFQNPMTTFSPLHRLGDQLTELLWRETTLSREEKRERIVSVFKQVGLSNPARRLSNYPFELSGGMLQRVAIAAALMMRPQLLIADEPTTALDVTMEAQILHLMRELRAEAGVAVLMISHHLGVIAEICDRVVVMYAGRVVEQGPVEAIFAKPTHPYTKALFACEPALIAPGLHRMPVIDHEALSIAREGRNLA; the protein is encoded by the coding sequence ATGAGGACGGCGCAGCAAAAGATGCAGCCGGTGCTTGAGATCGAAGAACTGTCGATCTCCTATGCCGGCCGGCCGGCGGTCTCGAATGTTGATCTCACCATCCAGCCCGGCGAAATCGTCGGCATCATCGGCGAAAGCGGTTCCGGCAAGTCCACGCTTGCCCACTCGATCCTTGGCCTGCTGCCGTCCTCGGCCTCAGTCATGGGCAAGACGCTGTCGCTTGCCGGCACCAACCTGCTTGGCGCCGACGGTTCGGCCTTCCGCTCCGTTCGCGGTCCGGGTGCCGCCATGGTTTTCCAGAACCCGATGACCACCTTCAGCCCGCTGCACCGGCTGGGCGACCAGCTTACCGAGCTTCTGTGGCGGGAGACTACCTTGTCCAGGGAGGAAAAACGCGAGCGGATCGTTTCGGTCTTCAAACAGGTGGGACTGTCCAATCCGGCGAGGCGCCTGTCGAATTATCCGTTCGAGCTGTCAGGCGGAATGCTCCAGCGGGTGGCGATCGCCGCCGCGCTGATGATGCGGCCGCAGCTGTTGATCGCGGATGAGCCGACAACCGCCCTCGATGTCACCATGGAAGCGCAGATCCTGCATCTGATGCGGGAGTTGCGCGCTGAGGCCGGTGTCGCCGTGCTGATGATCTCCCACCACCTCGGCGTCATCGCCGAGATCTGCGATCGCGTGGTCGTCATGTATGCCGGCCGCGTGGTCGAGCAAGGGCCGGTGGAAGCGATCTTTGCGAAGCCGACGCATCCCTACACGAAAGCGCTGTTTGCCTGCGAACCGGCGCTGATCGCCCCCGGCCTTCATCGCATGCCGGTCATCGACCATGAGGCGCTAAGCATTGCCCGCGAGGGGAGGAATTTGGCATGA
- a CDS encoding ABC transporter permease, with translation MSEAVSAMRAATGFNERRSFRIARTLRQILSTPLGAIGLVLVVTITLVAILAPWIAPYSPTAISVTNRLAGPSVAHWLGTDQLGRDLFTRVILGTRTAMTVALVSLAAALAAAIPLGLIAGYGPRWLDGLLVLIFDSLSSLPMIMFGLAIVVLLGPGVSTVILVIVAYSVPSYARLVRAQTLSLKARDFIRAEQVMNASSLRILFVHLLPNVVGPLLILACLDISTVITLEAGLSFLGLGVKPQVPSWGNILSDAFAVIRNTPVPVLVGSVPIILATIGFTFFGEALRDALDPKLAKEKTA, from the coding sequence ATGAGCGAGGCAGTCTCCGCCATGCGTGCCGCCACCGGCTTCAACGAGAGGCGATCCTTCCGGATCGCGCGCACCCTCCGACAGATCCTTTCCACGCCGCTTGGGGCGATTGGCCTGGTCCTCGTCGTGACGATCACGCTCGTCGCCATCCTTGCGCCCTGGATCGCGCCCTATTCGCCGACGGCGATCAGCGTCACCAATCGCCTTGCCGGCCCTTCGGTTGCCCACTGGCTTGGCACCGACCAGCTTGGACGCGATCTCTTCACCCGTGTCATTCTCGGCACGCGAACGGCGATGACCGTGGCGCTCGTTTCGCTTGCCGCCGCTTTGGCCGCCGCCATTCCGCTAGGCCTGATCGCCGGTTACGGCCCGCGCTGGCTGGATGGACTGCTCGTGCTGATCTTCGACAGCCTCAGCTCGCTGCCGATGATCATGTTCGGTCTCGCGATCGTCGTGCTGCTCGGGCCGGGTGTCTCGACGGTCATCCTCGTTATCGTTGCCTATTCCGTGCCGTCCTATGCCCGGCTCGTGCGCGCCCAGACACTCAGCCTCAAGGCGCGGGACTTCATCAGGGCCGAGCAAGTGATGAACGCCTCCAGCCTGCGCATTCTCTTCGTCCACCTCTTGCCGAATGTCGTCGGACCGCTGCTCATCCTGGCCTGTCTCGACATCTCCACGGTGATCACGCTCGAAGCCGGGCTTTCCTTTCTTGGCCTCGGCGTCAAGCCACAGGTCCCAAGCTGGGGCAACATCCTGTCGGACGCTTTTGCCGTGATCCGCAACACGCCGGTGCCGGTTCTGGTCGGCAGCGTGCCCATCATCCTCGCGACGATCGGTTTCACCTTCTTCGGCGAGGCCCTGCGCGACGCGCTCGATCCCAAGCTTGCGAAGGAGAAGACGGCATGA
- a CDS encoding ABC transporter permease, with the protein MTLFILRRIGLGVVILFVVALMLFSLMHMIPGDPAVVALGARSTPEMRLSFHQMMGLDRPFYEQLGLFVGRLSVGDLGVDVWSRRPVLTMIAEVLPHTVTLALASFVWAVALGVALGCLAVLYRGRWPDWMIGLLSIGFVAVPSFVVSLYTLLLFAVTLNWLPAIGAGEMTDPLGYLKALILPSFAIGLGWVGYVSRIVRAAMIEAMNEPYVRTLQSFGVAQRRVILRYALRQSMLSVLSVIAIGFGGLLTGSVFAEIVFSRPGLGKMTYDAVITRNFPVVIGTVMVTAALYVSCMILADILAAVLDPRVKRALQ; encoded by the coding sequence ATGACACTCTTCATCTTGCGGCGAATAGGGCTTGGCGTCGTCATCCTTTTCGTCGTCGCGCTCATGCTCTTCAGCCTGATGCACATGATCCCGGGCGATCCGGCAGTCGTCGCGCTTGGCGCGCGCTCGACGCCTGAAATGCGGCTTTCCTTCCATCAGATGATGGGCCTCGATCGCCCGTTTTACGAACAGCTCGGCCTGTTTGTCGGTCGGCTGTCGGTCGGCGATCTCGGCGTCGACGTCTGGAGCCGCAGGCCGGTGCTGACGATGATTGCCGAGGTGCTGCCGCATACGGTCACGCTGGCGCTCGCGAGCTTCGTCTGGGCGGTGGCACTCGGCGTCGCGCTCGGCTGCCTTGCCGTGCTTTATCGCGGGCGCTGGCCGGACTGGATGATTGGTCTCCTCTCCATCGGCTTCGTTGCCGTGCCCTCCTTCGTCGTTTCGCTTTACACGCTGCTTCTCTTTGCCGTGACGCTCAACTGGCTTCCGGCTATCGGCGCTGGCGAGATGACCGACCCGCTTGGCTATCTCAAGGCGTTGATCCTGCCGTCCTTCGCGATCGGTCTCGGCTGGGTGGGCTATGTCTCGCGCATTGTGCGCGCTGCGATGATCGAGGCGATGAACGAGCCCTATGTGCGCACGCTGCAATCCTTCGGCGTGGCGCAACGACGGGTGATCCTGCGCTATGCGCTGCGCCAGTCGATGCTGTCGGTTCTCTCTGTCATCGCCATCGGTTTCGGCGGCCTCCTGACCGGGTCGGTTTTTGCCGAGATCGTCTTTTCGCGTCCCGGCCTCGGCAAGATGACCTACGACGCCGTCATCACCCGAAATTTCCCGGTGGTCATTGGCACCGTCATGGTGACCGCCGCCCTCTATGTCAGCTGCATGATCCTGGCCGATATCCTGGCGGCGGTGCTCGACCCGCGCGTGAAGAGGGCCCTTCAATGA